TACGATCATGTTTTATTTCTTATCGTTTTAACAGTTCCGTATATGTTTAAAGACTGGAAACGTATTTTTTTATTGGCTTCCATGTTTACTTTGGGTCATACGTTGTCTTTAGTTTTAGCGGCATATAATGTGGTAAAAATAAATGCTACAATAATTGAGTTTTTAATTCCTGTAACCATTTTAATTGTTGCACTTTTTAATGTGTTTACAGCGGGAAAAGGGGCGCAAAAAGAAAAAGTAGGGATATTGTTTTTGTCTACCTTGTTTTTTGGGTTAATTCACGGATTGGGATTTGCTCGCGAATTTAAAATGCTATTGGGAGATTCTAATAGCAAACTTGAATTGTTAATTGAGTTTGCTTTAGGAATAGAGATTTCGCAAATTATTATTGTGTTTATAGTCTTGTTTTTAGGGTATATAATGCAAACGATATTCAGATTTTCTAAACGCGATTGGATTATGGTAATTTCTTCAATTGTAGTAGGATTTGCAATTCCGATGATACAGAATCGTTTCCCTTTTTAAAAGAAGCTTCAATAGAATGGATTAAATTTTCGTAAAACTTTAACGAACTTGCGTTGTAATTAAAACACGAACCAAGTATCTTCGTTATATTGTTTTGCGTTAAGGATTGCAGTGAAAATCCTTTTGCTTTTTGCAAAAGATTGTAACGTAAAGCCTGACCCGAATTATTAAATTTTTTCTTGTTAAATCACGAAATTTTAAATGAGGGTAACGCCATAATTAAAAAAAATAATAATGCCAGAAAATAAACAACTTAAGTACGATAAAGCTTATTTAAGAATTGCTCAAGAGTGGGGGAAACTATCGTATTGTAATCGTAGGCAAGTAGGAGCGCTTATTGTAAAGGATAGAATGATTATTTCTGATGGATATAATGGTACGCCATCGGGATTCGAGAATTTTTGTGAAGATGATGAAGGGTATACTAAATGGTATGTTTTACATGCTGAAGCAAATGCTATTTTAAAGGTTGCATCGTCTACCCAATCCTGTAAAGGCGCTACGCTTTATATAACCATGTCGCCTTGTAAAGAATGTAGCAAATTAATACATCAAGCTGGTATTGTAAAAGTGGTTTATAGGCAAGGTTATAAAGACGATTCTGGATTAAAATTCTTGCAAAAAGCAGGGATAGAACTTAAACAAATTGAAGATATAGAAGCCTAAATGCCTTATCAAAAAAAATATTTGCCCTTAATTCTTGGCGTTGCAATTGCAGCGGGTATTTTTATTGGAGGTAAGTTAAATTTTGCCGATTCGCCACAACGTTTGTTTACTAAAAACAGTAAAAAAGATAAGCTTAATAGGCTTATTGATTATATTGATTATGATTATGTTGATGATGTTAATACCGATAGTATTGTTGATGTTACAGTAAATGGTATTTTAGAAAATTTAGATCCTCACTCGGTTTATATTCCTAAAGAAGATATGCAACGTGTTTCTGATAATATGAAAGGCGATTTTGTAGGTATTGGTATTCAGTTTTACACCTATAAAGATTCTATTGCAGTTATTAGAACAACCGAAGGAGGTCCTAGTGAAAAAGCAGGAATTAAAAGCGGCGATAGAATTGTT
The nucleotide sequence above comes from Flavobacteriaceae bacterium HL-DH10. Encoded proteins:
- a CDS encoding HupE/UreJ family protein — protein: MLENFWFNVQYGINHVLDVNAYDHVLFLIVLTVPYMFKDWKRIFLLASMFTLGHTLSLVLAAYNVVKINATIIEFLIPVTILIVALFNVFTAGKGAQKEKVGILFLSTLFFGLIHGLGFAREFKMLLGDSNSKLELLIEFALGIEISQIIIVFIVLFLGYIMQTIFRFSKRDWIMVISSIVVGFAIPMIQNRFPF
- a CDS encoding dCMP deaminase family protein — encoded protein: MPENKQLKYDKAYLRIAQEWGKLSYCNRRQVGALIVKDRMIISDGYNGTPSGFENFCEDDEGYTKWYVLHAEANAILKVASSTQSCKGATLYITMSPCKECSKLIHQAGIVKVVYRQGYKDDSGLKFLQKAGIELKQIEDIEA